One window from the genome of Hippocampus zosterae strain Florida chromosome 7, ASM2543408v3, whole genome shotgun sequence encodes:
- the kif19 gene encoding kinesin-like protein KIF19 isoform X3 gives MKDTAESKEHQFTVALRIRPLSDGEQEEAATIVAHRLDEQMVILMDPMEDPDDVLRANRSREKTYVFDVAFDYSATQEEVYRATTKGLIEGLISGYNATVFAYGPTGCGKTYTMLGTDKEPGIYVRTLEDLFRAIEETSDDMMYSVSMSYLEIYNEMIRDLLNPSSGFLDLREDAKGEIQIMELLMKGNKQRTQEPTAANQTSSRSHAVLLVAVKQQSRCRDVLQEVRFARLFMIDLAGSERAAQTQNRGQRLKEGAHINRSLLALGNCINALSDKNGNKYINYRDSKLTRLLKDSLGGNSRTVMIAHISPASVAFEESRNTLTYADRAKSIRTRVKKNLINVSYHIAQYTNIISDLRCEIERLKKKIADHAGCQLTSDRTDIRHVQAEVQAHSCQDGRAETDQLRERLMDAFRQQMEIRRNLMELETSSTEIQMDTSKQLLTIADWEHERSRRRQKWHAEKRKESVSKDDSEKDSDSPESPPDTAETEEVAVARENLVGLMSEQKKLHKQKVLLERRFLELRDQSRQLEELLPRHVSSDDQREVLCLLCKVHELEIENAEIQSHALLKDNVIRQKNFVVRRFEMHRHLCDELIQQQRQFIDEHSLLVPLHLQELYDIYTRERDERKLDRVVALERATTHHSIQVSSLPKIGMPPQARDTVQDVDSDQECVRPEERRGHAKLRRHTLPPILPEPEQDSERVFKNISHARHMKISAVMTPPPIHINGKGNRELQPLAPVSSLSYTHLSHSVSSQLDSSPESSEAGVDASLSGNERQQILKGIQNISMKAARRRYKAREEEALRLLPAPYSTERAKQKSSLFSNEEPPRVLPVRRSRQPSPELRHATSDENLSSSTCEGPSLLATWTRHHKLTGKNQTPRDADFEARRKKRRSRSFEVTGQAVPQAKTNTGARLRPLDSTSDAHLHISGQSQVPLLRPQFRVVPPIAKVRVAIGSQQAGPNTETPTLQANNLKRIPFLRQPQPPLYITTTTTTMGGQQRPRRH, from the exons ATGAAGGACACCGCAGAATCGAAGGAGCACCAATTCACT GTGGCCTTGAGGATCCGGCCCCTCAGCGATGGCGagcaggaggaggcggcgaccaTTGTGGCACACAGGCTAGATGAGCAG ATGGTGATCCTGATGGACCCCATGGAGGATCCCGATGATGTCCTGCGGGCCAACCGCTCCAGGGAAAAGACTTACGTATTTGATGTTGCCTTTGATTATTCGGCCACTCAG GAGGAGGTGTACCGCGCCACCACCAAGGGTCTGATCGAGGGGCTCATATCGGGCTACAATGCCACTGTGTTCGCCTATGGACCCACAG GTTGCGGGAAAACATACACCATGCTGGGTACTGACAAGGAGCCCGGAATCTACGTCCGCACCCTCGAGGACCTCTTCCGGGCCATCGAAGAAACCAGCGACGACATGATGTACAGCGTCTCCATGTCCTATCTGGAG ATCTACAACGAGATGATCCGGGACCTGCTGAACCCATCTTCGGGCTTCTTGGACCTCAGAGAGGATGCCAAAGGAGAGATTCAG ATAATGGAGCTGCTGATGAAGGGCAACAAGCAGCGCACGCAGGAACCCACGGCCGCCAACCAGACGTCGTCCCGCTCCCACGCCGTGCTGCTGGTGGCCGTCAAGCAGCAGAGTCGTTGCCGTGACGTCCTGCAGGAAGTCCGCTTTGCTCGCCTCTTCATGATCGATCTGGCCGGCTCTGAGCGCGCagcacag aCCCAGAATCGAGGTCAGAGGTTAAAAGAGGGAGCTCACATCAACCGCTCCCTCCTGGCGTTGGGCAACTGCATTAATGCCCTGAGCGACAAGAACGGCAACAAGTACATCAACTATCGAGACAGCAAGCTGACCAGACTGCTCAAA GATTCATTGGGGGGGAACAGCCGAACCGTCATGATCGCCCACATCAGTCCTGCCTCAGTAGCCTTCGAGGAGTCCCGCAACACGCTGACTTACGCCGACCGCGCCAAAAGTATTCGTACGCGG GTGAAGAAGAACCTGATCAACGTGTCCTACCACATCGCTCAGTACACGAACATCATCTCGGACCTTCGCTGCGAGATCGAACGACTCAAGAAGAAGATCGCCGACCATGCAGGCTGCCAGCTCACCTCCGACAGGACCGATATTCGCCATGTCCAGG CCGAGGTCCAGGCGCATTCCTGCCAGGACGGTCGGGCCGAAACGGACCAGCTGAGGGAGCGGCTCATGGACGCCTTCCGCCAGCAGATGGAGATCCGTAGGAatctgatggagctggagaCCAGCAGCACGGAGATCCAGATGGACACCTCCAAGCAGCTACTCACTATCGCAGA CTGGGAACATGAACGGAGCAGGCGACGACAGAAGTGGCACGCGGAAAAGCGAAAGGAAAGCGTCAGCAAGGACGACAGCGAGAAGGACTCGGACTCTCCGGAGTCTCCGCCGGACACCGCCGAGACGGAAGAGGTGGCCGTGGCCAGAGAGAATCTGGTGGGCCTCATGTCCGAGCAGAAGAAACTCCACAAACAAAAG GTTCTGCTGGAGCGCCGGTTCTTGGAGCTTCGCGACCAGTCCCGGCAACTGGAGGAGCTGCTACCCCGGCATGTGAGCTCAGATGACCAGCGCGAGGTCCTGTGCCTCCTGTGCAAGGTCCACGAACTCGAGATCGAGAACGCCGAGATACAATCGCACGCTCTGCTCAAGGACAATGTGATCCGGCAGAAGAATTTTGTGGTCCGCCGCTTTGAGATGCACCGGCACCTTTGCGATGAACTCATCCAACAGCAGAGGCAGTTCATTGATG AGCACAGTTTGCTAGTGCCGCTGCACCTCCAGGAGCTCTATGATATTTACACCAGAGAACGGGATGAGAGGAAACTGGACCGGGTCGTGGCTCTGGAGAGGGCAACCACCCACCACAGCATTCAG GTGAGCTCCCTACCTAAGATTGGAATGCCTCCTCAGGCTCGCGACACCGTGCAAGATGTGGACTCGGACCAGGAATGCGTACGCCCCGAAGAAAGACGGGGACATGCCAAACTTCGCCGTCACACGTTGCCCCCCATCCTGCCTGAACCTGAACA gGACAGCGAGAGAGTTTTCAAAAACATCTCACATGCACGACACATGAAAATATCGGCCGTAATGACCCCTCCTCCCATCCACATCAACGGGAAGGGCAACAGAGAG CTCCAGCCGCTGGCTCCAGTCAGCTCGCTGAGCTACACTCACCTCAGCCACAGCGTTAGCAGTCAACTGGATTCATCACCCGAGAGCAGCGAGGCGGGTGTCGACGCTTCGCTTTCGGGAAATG AGAGGCAGCAGATCCTCAAAGGCATCCAGAACATTTCGATGAAAGCGGCACGCCGGCGCTATAAGGCCCGGGAGGAGGAGGCCTTGCGCTTGCTGCCCGCCCCCTACTCCACAGAGCGCGCCAAGCAAAAAAGCAGCCTCTTTAGCAACGAGGAACCCCCAAGGGTTCTGCCGGTGCGCCGCAGTAGGCAGCCTAGCCCTGAACTCCGGCACGCCACCTCCGACGAAAACCTGTCTAGCAGCACCTGCGAGGGACCCAGCCTCCTGGCCACCTGGACGCGGCACCACAAGCTTACCGGCAAGAACCAAACCCCCCGAGATGCCGACTTTGAGGCACGCCGCAAGAAGAGACGCTCACGCTCTTTTGAGGTCACTGGACAAGCA GTGCCTCAAGCCAAAACGAACACGGGTGCAAGGTTACGCCCCTTGGACAGCACGTCAGACGCTCACCTCCACATCAGTGGTCAGTCCCAGGTCCCGTTACTCCGCCCCCAATTCAGAGTAGTCCCGCCAATTGCCAAAGTCAGAGTAGCAATTGGCAGTCAGCAAGCAG GCCCAAACACGGAGACCCCCACACTCCAGGCGAATAACCTGAAACGCATCCCCTTTCTGCGGCAACCCCAGCCACCCCTCTACAtcactaccaccaccaccacaatggGGGGCCAGCAGCGACCACGCCGAcactga
- the kif19 gene encoding kinesin-like protein KIF19 isoform X1 yields the protein MKDTAESKEHQFTVALRIRPLSDGEQEEAATIVAHRLDEQMVILMDPMEDPDDVLRANRSREKTYVFDVAFDYSATQEEVYRATTKGLIEGLISGYNATVFAYGPTGCGKTYTMLGTDKEPGIYVRTLEDLFRAIEETSDDMMYSVSMSYLEIYNEMIRDLLNPSSGFLDLREDAKGEIQVAGITEVSTINAQEIMELLMKGNKQRTQEPTAANQTSSRSHAVLLVAVKQQSRCRDVLQEVRFARLFMIDLAGSERAAQTQNRGQRLKEGAHINRSLLALGNCINALSDKNGNKYINYRDSKLTRLLKDSLGGNSRTVMIAHISPASVAFEESRNTLTYADRAKSIRTRVKKNLINVSYHIAQYTNIISDLRCEIERLKKKIADHAGCQLTSDRTDIRHVQAEVQAHSCQDGRAETDQLRERLMDAFRQQMEIRRNLMELETSSTEIQMDTSKQLLTIADWEHERSRRRQKWHAEKRKESVSKDDSEKDSDSPESPPDTAETEEVAVARENLVGLMSEQKKLHKQKVLLERRFLELRDQSRQLEELLPRHVSSDDQREVLCLLCKVHELEIENAEIQSHALLKDNVIRQKNFVVRRFEMHRHLCDELIQQQRQFIDEHSLLVPLHLQELYDIYTRERDERKLDRVVALERATTHHSIQVSSLPKIGMPPQARDTVQDVDSDQECVRPEERRGHAKLRRHTLPPILPEPEQDSERVFKNISHARHMKISAVMTPPPIHINGKGNRELQPLAPVSSLSYTHLSHSVSSQLDSSPESSEAGVDASLSGNERQQILKGIQNISMKAARRRYKAREEEALRLLPAPYSTERAKQKSSLFSNEEPPRVLPVRRSRQPSPELRHATSDENLSSSTCEGPSLLATWTRHHKLTGKNQTPRDADFEARRKKRRSRSFEVTGQAVPQAKTNTGARLRPLDSTSDAHLHISGQSQVPLLRPQFRVVPPIAKVRVAIGSQQAGPNTETPTLQANNLKRIPFLRQPQPPLYITTTTTTMGGQQRPRRH from the exons ATGAAGGACACCGCAGAATCGAAGGAGCACCAATTCACT GTGGCCTTGAGGATCCGGCCCCTCAGCGATGGCGagcaggaggaggcggcgaccaTTGTGGCACACAGGCTAGATGAGCAG ATGGTGATCCTGATGGACCCCATGGAGGATCCCGATGATGTCCTGCGGGCCAACCGCTCCAGGGAAAAGACTTACGTATTTGATGTTGCCTTTGATTATTCGGCCACTCAG GAGGAGGTGTACCGCGCCACCACCAAGGGTCTGATCGAGGGGCTCATATCGGGCTACAATGCCACTGTGTTCGCCTATGGACCCACAG GTTGCGGGAAAACATACACCATGCTGGGTACTGACAAGGAGCCCGGAATCTACGTCCGCACCCTCGAGGACCTCTTCCGGGCCATCGAAGAAACCAGCGACGACATGATGTACAGCGTCTCCATGTCCTATCTGGAG ATCTACAACGAGATGATCCGGGACCTGCTGAACCCATCTTCGGGCTTCTTGGACCTCAGAGAGGATGCCAAAGGAGAGATTCAGGTGGCGGGCATCACTGAAGTGTCCACCATTAATGCTCAAGAG ATAATGGAGCTGCTGATGAAGGGCAACAAGCAGCGCACGCAGGAACCCACGGCCGCCAACCAGACGTCGTCCCGCTCCCACGCCGTGCTGCTGGTGGCCGTCAAGCAGCAGAGTCGTTGCCGTGACGTCCTGCAGGAAGTCCGCTTTGCTCGCCTCTTCATGATCGATCTGGCCGGCTCTGAGCGCGCagcacag aCCCAGAATCGAGGTCAGAGGTTAAAAGAGGGAGCTCACATCAACCGCTCCCTCCTGGCGTTGGGCAACTGCATTAATGCCCTGAGCGACAAGAACGGCAACAAGTACATCAACTATCGAGACAGCAAGCTGACCAGACTGCTCAAA GATTCATTGGGGGGGAACAGCCGAACCGTCATGATCGCCCACATCAGTCCTGCCTCAGTAGCCTTCGAGGAGTCCCGCAACACGCTGACTTACGCCGACCGCGCCAAAAGTATTCGTACGCGG GTGAAGAAGAACCTGATCAACGTGTCCTACCACATCGCTCAGTACACGAACATCATCTCGGACCTTCGCTGCGAGATCGAACGACTCAAGAAGAAGATCGCCGACCATGCAGGCTGCCAGCTCACCTCCGACAGGACCGATATTCGCCATGTCCAGG CCGAGGTCCAGGCGCATTCCTGCCAGGACGGTCGGGCCGAAACGGACCAGCTGAGGGAGCGGCTCATGGACGCCTTCCGCCAGCAGATGGAGATCCGTAGGAatctgatggagctggagaCCAGCAGCACGGAGATCCAGATGGACACCTCCAAGCAGCTACTCACTATCGCAGA CTGGGAACATGAACGGAGCAGGCGACGACAGAAGTGGCACGCGGAAAAGCGAAAGGAAAGCGTCAGCAAGGACGACAGCGAGAAGGACTCGGACTCTCCGGAGTCTCCGCCGGACACCGCCGAGACGGAAGAGGTGGCCGTGGCCAGAGAGAATCTGGTGGGCCTCATGTCCGAGCAGAAGAAACTCCACAAACAAAAG GTTCTGCTGGAGCGCCGGTTCTTGGAGCTTCGCGACCAGTCCCGGCAACTGGAGGAGCTGCTACCCCGGCATGTGAGCTCAGATGACCAGCGCGAGGTCCTGTGCCTCCTGTGCAAGGTCCACGAACTCGAGATCGAGAACGCCGAGATACAATCGCACGCTCTGCTCAAGGACAATGTGATCCGGCAGAAGAATTTTGTGGTCCGCCGCTTTGAGATGCACCGGCACCTTTGCGATGAACTCATCCAACAGCAGAGGCAGTTCATTGATG AGCACAGTTTGCTAGTGCCGCTGCACCTCCAGGAGCTCTATGATATTTACACCAGAGAACGGGATGAGAGGAAACTGGACCGGGTCGTGGCTCTGGAGAGGGCAACCACCCACCACAGCATTCAG GTGAGCTCCCTACCTAAGATTGGAATGCCTCCTCAGGCTCGCGACACCGTGCAAGATGTGGACTCGGACCAGGAATGCGTACGCCCCGAAGAAAGACGGGGACATGCCAAACTTCGCCGTCACACGTTGCCCCCCATCCTGCCTGAACCTGAACA gGACAGCGAGAGAGTTTTCAAAAACATCTCACATGCACGACACATGAAAATATCGGCCGTAATGACCCCTCCTCCCATCCACATCAACGGGAAGGGCAACAGAGAG CTCCAGCCGCTGGCTCCAGTCAGCTCGCTGAGCTACACTCACCTCAGCCACAGCGTTAGCAGTCAACTGGATTCATCACCCGAGAGCAGCGAGGCGGGTGTCGACGCTTCGCTTTCGGGAAATG AGAGGCAGCAGATCCTCAAAGGCATCCAGAACATTTCGATGAAAGCGGCACGCCGGCGCTATAAGGCCCGGGAGGAGGAGGCCTTGCGCTTGCTGCCCGCCCCCTACTCCACAGAGCGCGCCAAGCAAAAAAGCAGCCTCTTTAGCAACGAGGAACCCCCAAGGGTTCTGCCGGTGCGCCGCAGTAGGCAGCCTAGCCCTGAACTCCGGCACGCCACCTCCGACGAAAACCTGTCTAGCAGCACCTGCGAGGGACCCAGCCTCCTGGCCACCTGGACGCGGCACCACAAGCTTACCGGCAAGAACCAAACCCCCCGAGATGCCGACTTTGAGGCACGCCGCAAGAAGAGACGCTCACGCTCTTTTGAGGTCACTGGACAAGCA GTGCCTCAAGCCAAAACGAACACGGGTGCAAGGTTACGCCCCTTGGACAGCACGTCAGACGCTCACCTCCACATCAGTGGTCAGTCCCAGGTCCCGTTACTCCGCCCCCAATTCAGAGTAGTCCCGCCAATTGCCAAAGTCAGAGTAGCAATTGGCAGTCAGCAAGCAG GCCCAAACACGGAGACCCCCACACTCCAGGCGAATAACCTGAAACGCATCCCCTTTCTGCGGCAACCCCAGCCACCCCTCTACAtcactaccaccaccaccacaatggGGGGCCAGCAGCGACCACGCCGAcactga
- the kif19 gene encoding kinesin-like protein KIF19 isoform X2, producing the protein MKDTAESKEHQFTVALRIRPLSDGEQEEAATIVAHRLDEQMVILMDPMEDPDDVLRANRSREKTYVFDVAFDYSATQEEVYRATTKGLIEGLISGYNATVFAYGPTGCGKTYTMLGTDKEPGIYVRTLEDLFRAIEETSDDMMYSVSMSYLEIYNEMIRDLLNPSSGFLDLREDAKGEIQVAGITEVSTINAQEIMELLMKGNKQRTQEPTAANQTSSRSHAVLLVAVKQQSRCRDVLQEVRFARLFMIDLAGSERAAQTQNRGQRLKEGAHINRSLLALGNCINALSDKNGNKYINYRDSKLTRLLKDSLGGNSRTVMIAHISPASVAFEESRNTLTYADRAKSIRTRVKKNLINVSYHIAQYTNIISDLRCEIERLKKKIADHAGCQLTSDRTDIRHVQAEVQAHSCQDGRAETDQLRERLMDAFRQQMEIRRNLMELETSSTEIQMDTSKQLLTIADWEHERSRRRQKWHAEKRKESVSKDDSEKDSDSPESPPDTAETEEVAVARENLVGLMSEQKKLHKQKVLLERRFLELRDQSRQLEELLPRHVSSDDQREVLCLLCKVHELEIENAEIQSHALLKDNVIRQKNFVVRRFEMHRHLCDELIQQQRQFIDEHSLLVPLHLQELYDIYTRERDERKLDRVVALERATTHHSIQARDTVQDVDSDQECVRPEERRGHAKLRRHTLPPILPEPEQDSERVFKNISHARHMKISAVMTPPPIHINGKGNRELQPLAPVSSLSYTHLSHSVSSQLDSSPESSEAGVDASLSGNERQQILKGIQNISMKAARRRYKAREEEALRLLPAPYSTERAKQKSSLFSNEEPPRVLPVRRSRQPSPELRHATSDENLSSSTCEGPSLLATWTRHHKLTGKNQTPRDADFEARRKKRRSRSFEVTGQAVPQAKTNTGARLRPLDSTSDAHLHISGQSQVPLLRPQFRVVPPIAKVRVAIGSQQAGPNTETPTLQANNLKRIPFLRQPQPPLYITTTTTTMGGQQRPRRH; encoded by the exons ATGAAGGACACCGCAGAATCGAAGGAGCACCAATTCACT GTGGCCTTGAGGATCCGGCCCCTCAGCGATGGCGagcaggaggaggcggcgaccaTTGTGGCACACAGGCTAGATGAGCAG ATGGTGATCCTGATGGACCCCATGGAGGATCCCGATGATGTCCTGCGGGCCAACCGCTCCAGGGAAAAGACTTACGTATTTGATGTTGCCTTTGATTATTCGGCCACTCAG GAGGAGGTGTACCGCGCCACCACCAAGGGTCTGATCGAGGGGCTCATATCGGGCTACAATGCCACTGTGTTCGCCTATGGACCCACAG GTTGCGGGAAAACATACACCATGCTGGGTACTGACAAGGAGCCCGGAATCTACGTCCGCACCCTCGAGGACCTCTTCCGGGCCATCGAAGAAACCAGCGACGACATGATGTACAGCGTCTCCATGTCCTATCTGGAG ATCTACAACGAGATGATCCGGGACCTGCTGAACCCATCTTCGGGCTTCTTGGACCTCAGAGAGGATGCCAAAGGAGAGATTCAGGTGGCGGGCATCACTGAAGTGTCCACCATTAATGCTCAAGAG ATAATGGAGCTGCTGATGAAGGGCAACAAGCAGCGCACGCAGGAACCCACGGCCGCCAACCAGACGTCGTCCCGCTCCCACGCCGTGCTGCTGGTGGCCGTCAAGCAGCAGAGTCGTTGCCGTGACGTCCTGCAGGAAGTCCGCTTTGCTCGCCTCTTCATGATCGATCTGGCCGGCTCTGAGCGCGCagcacag aCCCAGAATCGAGGTCAGAGGTTAAAAGAGGGAGCTCACATCAACCGCTCCCTCCTGGCGTTGGGCAACTGCATTAATGCCCTGAGCGACAAGAACGGCAACAAGTACATCAACTATCGAGACAGCAAGCTGACCAGACTGCTCAAA GATTCATTGGGGGGGAACAGCCGAACCGTCATGATCGCCCACATCAGTCCTGCCTCAGTAGCCTTCGAGGAGTCCCGCAACACGCTGACTTACGCCGACCGCGCCAAAAGTATTCGTACGCGG GTGAAGAAGAACCTGATCAACGTGTCCTACCACATCGCTCAGTACACGAACATCATCTCGGACCTTCGCTGCGAGATCGAACGACTCAAGAAGAAGATCGCCGACCATGCAGGCTGCCAGCTCACCTCCGACAGGACCGATATTCGCCATGTCCAGG CCGAGGTCCAGGCGCATTCCTGCCAGGACGGTCGGGCCGAAACGGACCAGCTGAGGGAGCGGCTCATGGACGCCTTCCGCCAGCAGATGGAGATCCGTAGGAatctgatggagctggagaCCAGCAGCACGGAGATCCAGATGGACACCTCCAAGCAGCTACTCACTATCGCAGA CTGGGAACATGAACGGAGCAGGCGACGACAGAAGTGGCACGCGGAAAAGCGAAAGGAAAGCGTCAGCAAGGACGACAGCGAGAAGGACTCGGACTCTCCGGAGTCTCCGCCGGACACCGCCGAGACGGAAGAGGTGGCCGTGGCCAGAGAGAATCTGGTGGGCCTCATGTCCGAGCAGAAGAAACTCCACAAACAAAAG GTTCTGCTGGAGCGCCGGTTCTTGGAGCTTCGCGACCAGTCCCGGCAACTGGAGGAGCTGCTACCCCGGCATGTGAGCTCAGATGACCAGCGCGAGGTCCTGTGCCTCCTGTGCAAGGTCCACGAACTCGAGATCGAGAACGCCGAGATACAATCGCACGCTCTGCTCAAGGACAATGTGATCCGGCAGAAGAATTTTGTGGTCCGCCGCTTTGAGATGCACCGGCACCTTTGCGATGAACTCATCCAACAGCAGAGGCAGTTCATTGATG AGCACAGTTTGCTAGTGCCGCTGCACCTCCAGGAGCTCTATGATATTTACACCAGAGAACGGGATGAGAGGAAACTGGACCGGGTCGTGGCTCTGGAGAGGGCAACCACCCACCACAGCATTCAG GCTCGCGACACCGTGCAAGATGTGGACTCGGACCAGGAATGCGTACGCCCCGAAGAAAGACGGGGACATGCCAAACTTCGCCGTCACACGTTGCCCCCCATCCTGCCTGAACCTGAACA gGACAGCGAGAGAGTTTTCAAAAACATCTCACATGCACGACACATGAAAATATCGGCCGTAATGACCCCTCCTCCCATCCACATCAACGGGAAGGGCAACAGAGAG CTCCAGCCGCTGGCTCCAGTCAGCTCGCTGAGCTACACTCACCTCAGCCACAGCGTTAGCAGTCAACTGGATTCATCACCCGAGAGCAGCGAGGCGGGTGTCGACGCTTCGCTTTCGGGAAATG AGAGGCAGCAGATCCTCAAAGGCATCCAGAACATTTCGATGAAAGCGGCACGCCGGCGCTATAAGGCCCGGGAGGAGGAGGCCTTGCGCTTGCTGCCCGCCCCCTACTCCACAGAGCGCGCCAAGCAAAAAAGCAGCCTCTTTAGCAACGAGGAACCCCCAAGGGTTCTGCCGGTGCGCCGCAGTAGGCAGCCTAGCCCTGAACTCCGGCACGCCACCTCCGACGAAAACCTGTCTAGCAGCACCTGCGAGGGACCCAGCCTCCTGGCCACCTGGACGCGGCACCACAAGCTTACCGGCAAGAACCAAACCCCCCGAGATGCCGACTTTGAGGCACGCCGCAAGAAGAGACGCTCACGCTCTTTTGAGGTCACTGGACAAGCA GTGCCTCAAGCCAAAACGAACACGGGTGCAAGGTTACGCCCCTTGGACAGCACGTCAGACGCTCACCTCCACATCAGTGGTCAGTCCCAGGTCCCGTTACTCCGCCCCCAATTCAGAGTAGTCCCGCCAATTGCCAAAGTCAGAGTAGCAATTGGCAGTCAGCAAGCAG GCCCAAACACGGAGACCCCCACACTCCAGGCGAATAACCTGAAACGCATCCCCTTTCTGCGGCAACCCCAGCCACCCCTCTACAtcactaccaccaccaccacaatggGGGGCCAGCAGCGACCACGCCGAcactga